Proteins from a genomic interval of Nostoc sp. TCL240-02:
- a CDS encoding pentapeptide repeat-containing protein, translating to MLTVIINYFHAVKDISSINNSQLAKICLGIHAFQEKINQTQHKSPKKHLRIAIEQLENNTIENKLAVINDLEQIATNHPQYHWVIMNIFTTFIRKNTLYIPQEEVTINLLEKFRLDIQVALTVIAKRDINKDPENEQLDLSYIDMRGANLNKANLQQTNLYQANLAGANLTEANLAGAILSAANLEGANLYLANLEGAILSAANLKGANLKGANLHCASLYLADLYGAILNDAILDGANFREAKLSD from the coding sequence ATGTTGACAGTAATCATTAATTATTTTCATGCTGTAAAAGATATTTCATCAATCAATAACAGTCAATTAGCGAAAATATGTCTGGGGATACACGCTTTCCAAGAAAAAATTAACCAAACTCAGCATAAGTCCCCAAAAAAGCATTTAAGAATAGCAATTGAACAACTAGAAAATAACACAATAGAAAACAAGTTAGCTGTAATTAATGATTTAGAGCAAATTGCCACAAATCATCCACAGTACCACTGGGTAATTATGAACATTTTTACTACTTTTATCCGAAAAAATACTCTTTACATACCTCAAGAAGAAGTAACGATTAATCTGTTAGAAAAATTTCGTCTAGATATTCAAGTAGCCCTTACCGTTATCGCTAAAAGAGATATAAATAAAGACCCAGAAAATGAGCAGCTTGATTTGAGTTATATCGATATGAGAGGAGCAAACCTGAATAAGGCGAATCTACAACAGACAAACCTTTATCAAGCTAATCTTGCTGGGGCAAACCTCACAGAAGCTAATCTTGCAGGAGCAATTCTCAGTGCGGCTAACCTCGAAGGTGCTAACTTATATTTAGCTAACCTAGAAGGGGCAATTCTTAGTGCAGCAAACCTAAAAGGAGCTAACTTAAAAGGGGCTAACCTGCATTGTGCAAGCTTATATCTAGCTGATTTATATGGGGCAATTCTCAATGATGCCATACTTGATGGAGCAAACTTTAGAGAAGCTAAATTATCTGATTGA
- a CDS encoding FAD-dependent oxidoreductase, producing MVKNLVLIGGGHSHAIALKMFGIKPLPGVRLTLITANQKTAYSGMLPGHIAGFYTHDECHIDLKPLANFAQANLYIDRVVALDLENNKVLCANGLAVDFDVLSIDIGSTPARVSVSGAAEYTIAAKPVSQLLEHWYELVATVGKNPQELICIAIAGGGAGGVELALAMQSHLHQIFHQNQQPIENLEIHLFQRNIQLMPNYHQSVRHQLQQILTQRGIKLHLGENVCNIAPKNSNETRETFEIKCDSGLRVECNKIFWVTQASAPEWLKIAGLGTDKQGFILVEDTLQSQTHPQVFASGDIATMVNNPRPKAGVFAVRQGKPLFENLQRIILGKSLKPYKPQKQYLSLIGTGDERAILTKGIITLPPHKLLWHYKDCIDRHFMERFYFESIRE from the coding sequence ATGGTTAAAAACTTAGTGCTAATTGGTGGCGGTCACAGCCATGCAATTGCCCTGAAAATGTTTGGAATAAAGCCGTTACCCGGAGTGCGTTTGACGTTGATTACTGCAAATCAAAAGACAGCCTACTCTGGAATGTTACCAGGACACATTGCTGGATTTTACACCCATGATGAATGTCATATTGATTTGAAACCATTGGCTAACTTTGCTCAAGCAAATTTGTATATTGACAGAGTAGTTGCCCTAGACTTGGAAAACAACAAAGTTCTCTGTGCTAACGGATTGGCGGTAGATTTTGATGTGCTGTCTATTGATATTGGCAGCACTCCGGCCAGAGTGTCTGTATCAGGAGCAGCAGAATATACGATCGCAGCTAAACCAGTATCTCAGCTATTAGAACATTGGTATGAACTAGTTGCAACTGTAGGTAAAAATCCTCAAGAATTAATTTGTATCGCGATCGCAGGTGGAGGTGCTGGCGGTGTAGAATTGGCATTGGCGATGCAATCTCATTTACATCAGATTTTCCATCAAAATCAACAACCAATTGAAAATCTGGAAATTCATTTATTTCAACGTAACATACAACTGATGCCCAATTATCATCAATCAGTACGGCATCAACTTCAGCAAATTCTTACCCAACGGGGTATTAAGCTACATCTTGGAGAAAATGTGTGTAATATCGCACCCAAAAACTCCAATGAAACTAGAGAAACATTTGAGATTAAGTGCGACTCTGGTTTGAGAGTAGAGTGTAATAAAATTTTTTGGGTGACACAAGCTTCAGCACCTGAATGGTTAAAAATTGCGGGATTAGGAACTGATAAGCAAGGTTTTATTCTGGTAGAAGACACGTTACAATCTCAAACGCACCCGCAGGTATTTGCATCTGGTGACATCGCCACAATGGTAAATAATCCGCGTCCGAAAGCTGGGGTGTTTGCTGTTAGACAAGGTAAACCTTTATTTGAGAATTTGCAGCGAATTATATTAGGTAAGTCACTCAAACCCTATAAGCCGCAGAAACAATATTTAAGTCTAATTGGTACAGGAGATGAAAGAGCGATCTTAACCAAAGGCATCATCACCTTACCACCTCATAAACTCCTGTGGCATTACAAAGATTGCATTGACAGGCACTTCATGGAACGCTTTTATTTTGAATCAATAAGGGAGTAG
- a CDS encoding tetratricopeptide repeat protein, which produces MNVEEFLNQGLNHSLQGDYQGAMPAATPEGYAAYTQAIKLNPNFAEAYHNRGIILTDKLKDYRSAIADFNRAIEINPNFATAYYHRGNARYFLGDYQGAIADYNQALEIDPNLAQSYHSRGNAYFALEKYDKAIADYIQTIETSTQLADNINIDIANAYHNLGVVCFEQGDHQGAIADFQQALQWYPNFAAAYSNRGNIHHILGNFKEAITDHDRALQLDPKLAEAYHNRGNAYYSLAEYQSAIADYNRALEINPRFAGGYYNRGLVLAHLKEYHRAIEDFNQALKFNPDDVQAYCERGLVRSTLEDYEGAIADYDQALQENPTLALVYGFRANALRRLGDYQSAIEDSNRLLQLNPSLAEGYCDRAAARRSLGDHKGAIKDYDRALQINDKLAAAYYGRGIAREALQDLQGAIDDNTQAIELVPEFSQAYCNRGNTRRLLGDEQGAIADYNQALKINPDLIEAYYNRGSTHYALEEYESAIADYTQALQINPQSAAFYSDRANARYALEDYQGAIEDYSRAIAIDSSFAEDWYNRGRSRSLLGDLQRALTDLNQALQLQPHWASAYILRADVYQNLGDSQGAITDFQKSADLYYQEGNVHYYQQIMELIEQIQ; this is translated from the coding sequence ATGAATGTTGAAGAATTCTTAAACCAAGGATTGAACCACAGTTTGCAAGGCGATTATCAAGGAGCGATGCCTGCGGCAACCCCAGAGGGGTACGCAGCTTACACCCAGGCAATCAAGCTCAACCCTAACTTTGCTGAAGCTTACCATAATCGAGGAATTATTCTCACCGATAAACTTAAAGATTATCGTAGTGCGATCGCAGATTTTAATCGGGCTATAGAAATCAATCCTAATTTTGCCACAGCCTACTATCACCGGGGTAATGCACGTTACTTTTTAGGCGATTATCAAGGAGCCATCGCAGATTATAACCAAGCATTAGAAATCGATCCAAACCTCGCCCAATCTTACCACAGCCGGGGTAATGCTTACTTTGCCTTAGAAAAATACGACAAAGCGATCGCTGACTATATCCAAACAATAGAAACTAGCACCCAGTTAGCTGATAATATCAATATTGATATTGCCAATGCTTATCATAATCTGGGTGTAGTTTGTTTTGAACAAGGTGATCATCAAGGAGCAATCGCAGATTTTCAACAAGCTTTACAGTGGTATCCCAATTTTGCCGCAGCATACAGCAATCGGGGTAATATTCACCATATCTTAGGAAATTTCAAGGAAGCGATCACCGATCATGACCGAGCATTACAATTAGATCCGAAGTTGGCGGAGGCTTATCATAATCGAGGTAATGCCTACTACTCTTTAGCAGAGTATCAAAGTGCGATCGCAGATTACAACCGCGCCCTAGAAATTAATCCCAGGTTTGCTGGAGGATATTACAACCGGGGTTTGGTTCTAGCTCATCTCAAAGAATATCACCGAGCAATTGAGGATTTTAACCAAGCGCTAAAGTTCAATCCTGATGATGTGCAAGCTTATTGTGAACGGGGTCTTGTCCGTAGTACCCTTGAAGACTATGAGGGTGCGATCGCAGATTATGACCAAGCGTTACAAGAAAATCCGACTCTGGCTTTAGTATATGGCTTTCGGGCCAATGCTCTGCGCCGGCTGGGAGACTATCAAAGCGCAATTGAAGATAGCAATCGGTTATTACAACTCAATCCTAGTTTAGCTGAAGGATATTGCGATCGCGCGGCGGCTCGTCGTTCTTTAGGAGATCATAAAGGAGCAATTAAAGATTACGATCGGGCATTACAGATTAATGATAAATTAGCCGCAGCTTATTATGGTAGGGGGATTGCCCGTGAAGCTCTGCAAGATTTACAGGGAGCAATTGATGATAATACCCAAGCGATAGAGTTGGTTCCTGAATTTTCGCAAGCGTATTGTAATAGAGGAAACACTCGTCGTCTTTTAGGGGATGAACAAGGAGCGATCGCAGATTATAATCAAGCATTAAAAATTAATCCTGATTTAATTGAAGCATATTACAACCGAGGTTCTACCCATTATGCTTTAGAAGAATACGAAAGTGCGATCGCAGATTACACCCAAGCTTTACAAATAAATCCTCAATCTGCTGCATTTTACAGCGATCGCGCTAATGCTCGCTATGCTCTAGAAGATTATCAAGGAGCAATCGAAGATTACAGTCGGGCGATCGCGATCGACTCCAGCTTTGCTGAAGACTGGTACAATCGGGGTCGTAGTCGTTCTCTATTGGGAGATTTACAGAGAGCGCTCACAGACTTAAACCAAGCCTTACAACTTCAGCCTCATTGGGCTTCAGCTTACATCCTGCGAGCAGATGTCTACCAAAATCTAGGTGATTCTCAAGGAGCAATTACGGATTTCCAAAAATCCGCAGATTTGTATTACCAAGAGGGAAATGTTCACTATTATCAACAAATTATGGAGCTAATTGAGCAGATTCAATAA
- a CDS encoding sulfate ABC transporter substrate-binding protein yields MSESQQTTHFSKLLTERMQSYAMKALQTIKLSYKDTIRNWLNRHTLQSFVSLFLVGAFLSITVASCSGSSSASKNDVKLKLVSFSVTKAAHDQIIPKFVQKWKQEHNQNVTFEQSYGGSGSQTAAVIAGSQEADIVHLALPLDVSKIALAGLIKSGWETKAPRSGIVSRSVAAIVTREGNPKGINTWADLAKDGVKVIAANPKTSGIAIWEFLAFWGSVTLNGGDEATALDYVTKVYKNTPILTKDAREASDLFFQKNQGDVLINYENEVILAGKNGNKLPYIVPKVNISIDNPVAIVDKNVEKHGTREVAQAFVDFLYSTEAQREFAKLQYRPVNPTVTQEVASQYQPIETLFTSQDLGGWDIIQKKFFGDGAIFDKVKAASKA; encoded by the coding sequence ATGAGCGAGTCGCAACAAACGACACATTTCAGTAAATTGCTAACTGAGAGAATGCAGTCTTATGCCATGAAAGCATTACAGACTATAAAACTCTCATATAAAGACACAATTAGGAATTGGTTAAATAGACACACTCTACAAAGCTTTGTGAGTCTGTTTCTAGTAGGTGCTTTCTTGAGTATAACAGTTGCCTCCTGCTCTGGAAGCAGTTCAGCTAGCAAAAATGATGTTAAATTAAAACTTGTATCTTTTTCTGTCACCAAAGCGGCTCATGACCAGATAATCCCCAAATTTGTCCAAAAGTGGAAGCAAGAACATAACCAAAATGTCACATTTGAGCAAAGTTATGGTGGTTCTGGCTCTCAAACTGCTGCTGTCATTGCTGGTTCTCAAGAAGCAGACATAGTACATTTGGCACTTCCTCTGGATGTCAGCAAAATTGCTCTTGCAGGTTTGATAAAATCAGGTTGGGAAACCAAAGCTCCTAGAAGTGGTATTGTGAGTAGATCGGTTGCTGCGATCGTTACCCGTGAAGGTAATCCCAAAGGTATAAATACTTGGGCTGACTTAGCAAAAGATGGTGTGAAAGTGATTGCGGCAAACCCAAAAACTTCTGGTATTGCTATCTGGGAATTCTTAGCTTTTTGGGGTTCGGTAACTCTAAACGGAGGTGACGAAGCCACAGCATTAGATTACGTCACTAAAGTTTATAAAAATACTCCCATTTTGACGAAAGATGCCCGTGAAGCTAGCGATTTATTTTTTCAAAAAAATCAGGGTGATGTCTTAATTAACTACGAGAATGAGGTAATTTTAGCAGGTAAAAATGGAAATAAGTTGCCTTATATTGTACCCAAAGTCAATATTTCCATTGATAATCCTGTAGCCATAGTTGATAAAAACGTAGAGAAACACGGTACAAGGGAAGTTGCACAAGCATTTGTTGATTTTCTTTACTCTACAGAAGCTCAACGAGAATTTGCTAAATTACAATATCGTCCTGTTAACCCCACTGTCACGCAAGAAGTAGCATCTCAATATCAGCCAATTGAAACTTTATTTACATCTCAAGATTTAGGCGGTTGGGATATTATCCAGAAAAAGTTTTTTGGCGATGGGGCAATTTTTGACAAAGTTAAAGCTGCCAGCAAAGCATAA
- a CDS encoding PstS family phosphate ABC transporter substrate-binding protein yields MSFHSRLKNGFSLTFLMLITSSITACNSGQELKSQVSIDGAAVGFPVSLAVAEEYGKVKPEAKVSVASSGTGGGFSKFCNGDIDIAGASRTIRDEEIKKCKSKNIDFVELPIGLDGIAVIANRQNNFAKCLTIKELGKIWGAKSDGKILTWNQVNPKFPNQKLKLYAPASDTGTFDYMTQAVTGKAKNGRTDYTPSHNQNLLVQGVSGDVSALGYVGISYYIQNQEKLNLVAVESPTGKCEKPVPVDNVIKNIYTPLSRPLFIYVSKKSLDTKPAVKEFVDFYLENSWKWVDSVGYVALPDEAYVKVKQKFATGETGTKFKKAKPGEPITNFI; encoded by the coding sequence ATGAGTTTTCATAGCCGATTGAAAAATGGCTTTTCACTCACCTTTTTAATGCTGATTACCAGCAGTATCACTGCTTGCAATAGCGGACAGGAATTAAAAAGTCAAGTGAGTATTGATGGTGCGGCTGTAGGTTTCCCTGTTTCTTTAGCAGTTGCAGAAGAATACGGTAAAGTTAAACCTGAAGCGAAAGTTAGCGTTGCTTCAAGTGGGACTGGTGGTGGTTTCAGTAAATTTTGTAATGGTGATATTGATATTGCCGGTGCTTCTCGTACCATTCGAGATGAAGAAATAAAAAAATGCAAAAGTAAGAACATTGATTTCGTCGAGTTGCCTATAGGTTTAGATGGTATCGCTGTGATTGCTAACCGTCAAAATAACTTCGCCAAATGTCTAACTATTAAGGAACTAGGCAAGATTTGGGGTGCTAAATCAGACGGAAAAATCTTAACTTGGAATCAAGTTAATCCCAAATTTCCTAACCAAAAGCTGAAGTTGTATGCTCCAGCTTCCGATACTGGAACCTTTGATTATATGACTCAAGCTGTTACAGGCAAAGCCAAGAATGGCCGTACAGATTACACTCCCAGCCATAATCAAAACCTTCTAGTGCAAGGTGTATCAGGTGATGTATCAGCCTTAGGTTATGTTGGGATATCTTACTACATTCAAAACCAAGAAAAACTCAATCTGGTCGCTGTAGAAAGTCCTACAGGGAAGTGTGAAAAACCAGTGCCGGTGGATAATGTCATCAAAAATATTTACACACCTTTGTCTCGTCCCCTGTTTATTTATGTTAGTAAAAAGTCTTTAGATACCAAGCCAGCAGTCAAAGAATTTGTAGACTTTTATCTAGAAAATTCTTGGAAGTGGGTAGATAGTGTTGGTTATGTGGCACTACCCGATGAAGCTTACGTCAAAGTTAAACAAAAATTTGCTACGGGTGAAACTGGGACAAAGTTTAAAAAAGCAAAACCAGGTGAACCAATCACAAACTTTATTTAA
- the pstC gene encoding phosphate ABC transporter permease subunit PstC yields the protein MQNLNSQNDPYLLSRQSLDKNPSEDISEKIVAIILFACALVSVLTTFGIVVIIFQETFGFFQEVSFAEFFLDTKWTPLFADRHFGVWPLINGTFLTTAIAMAVAIPLGLSSAIYLSEYAQPKVAAVLRPAVELLAGIPTVVYGYFALLFVTPLLRYIIPLEIFNALSAGLMMGVMITPTVGSISLDAIKAVPRSLREGSYALGITKLETIFKVVLPAALSGIIASIILGISRAVGETMTVLIAAGLQPKLTVNFAESIETMTAYMAQISGGDSPRGSLNFKTLYAVGAVLFIITLALNIVSYWIANRFKEKYD from the coding sequence ATGCAAAATTTAAATTCTCAAAACGATCCTTATTTACTATCTAGACAGTCACTAGATAAAAATCCATCTGAAGATATCTCTGAAAAGATTGTTGCAATAATTTTATTTGCTTGTGCTTTAGTTTCTGTTTTGACTACCTTTGGGATTGTCGTAATTATCTTTCAAGAGACATTTGGTTTTTTCCAAGAAGTTTCATTTGCCGAATTTTTTCTTGATACTAAATGGACACCTCTATTTGCAGATAGACATTTTGGCGTTTGGCCCTTGATTAATGGCACTTTTTTGACTACAGCTATTGCAATGGCAGTTGCTATTCCTTTGGGTTTATCTTCGGCCATTTATTTAAGTGAGTATGCTCAACCAAAAGTGGCAGCAGTTTTACGTCCAGCAGTAGAACTTTTGGCAGGAATACCAACAGTAGTCTATGGTTACTTTGCACTGTTGTTTGTCACACCATTGTTGCGGTATATTATCCCTCTGGAAATATTCAATGCTTTAAGTGCAGGGTTAATGATGGGGGTAATGATTACTCCTACTGTTGGTTCTATCAGCTTAGATGCTATTAAAGCAGTTCCACGCTCTTTGCGAGAAGGATCTTATGCTTTAGGTATCACTAAACTAGAAACCATTTTTAAAGTAGTTCTACCAGCCGCGCTTTCTGGAATCATCGCTTCAATTATATTGGGTATTTCTCGCGCTGTGGGTGAAACAATGACTGTCCTAATTGCCGCCGGACTACAGCCAAAGCTGACTGTTAATTTTGCGGAATCAATAGAAACAATGACAGCTTATATGGCACAAATTTCTGGTGGAGATAGCCCACGTGGTAGTCTCAATTTCAAGACTTTATATGCTGTAGGTGCTGTTCTGTTTATAATTACCCTAGCTTTGAATATTGTTAGTTACTGGATTGCAAATCGCTTTAAAGAAAAATACGATTAA
- the pstA gene encoding phosphate ABC transporter permease PstA: MATSYQQDDSLDSTAEFTDNVESRETLGKVFEVLFLLGLLIGLFILALLLFDIFRDGLGRFLTPGFLTETPSRFPDQGGIRPAIISSVLLGTVVILVTVPIGVGAALYLEEYAPKAWWTAIIEINISNLAGVPSIVYGLLGLGVFNYLLRFGPALISGALTLSLLSLPVIIVTSREAIRAVPDSLRNASYGLGVTKWRTISSHVLPYAIPGILTGVIISVSRAIGDAASLIVVGAVGFLTFDPGLFQRFMALPIQIYSYITRPEPGFADAAAATIIALLLLILVLNGVAIYIRQRFSIR; this comes from the coding sequence ATGGCTACAAGTTACCAACAAGACGATTCTCTAGATTCGACGGCAGAATTTACAGATAATGTTGAAAGTAGGGAGACATTAGGAAAAGTATTTGAAGTACTTTTTCTATTAGGATTATTAATTGGTTTATTTATCCTAGCATTGCTACTTTTTGACATTTTTCGAGATGGATTAGGCAGATTTTTAACACCCGGTTTTCTCACAGAAACTCCTTCTCGTTTTCCTGACCAAGGTGGTATTCGTCCTGCAATTATCAGCAGTGTTCTTTTAGGAACTGTTGTAATTTTGGTTACTGTACCAATTGGTGTAGGAGCAGCTTTATATCTAGAAGAGTATGCACCGAAAGCTTGGTGGACAGCAATTATTGAGATTAATATCAGTAATCTGGCGGGTGTACCTTCTATTGTCTATGGATTGCTGGGTTTAGGAGTTTTCAATTATTTACTTAGGTTTGGCCCCGCTTTGATTTCTGGTGCATTGACTTTATCTTTGCTGTCTTTACCAGTAATTATTGTCACCTCTAGAGAAGCAATTCGCGCTGTCCCAGATTCCCTGAGAAATGCTTCTTACGGATTAGGTGTTACAAAATGGCGCACTATCAGCAGTCATGTTTTACCTTATGCTATTCCCGGTATTTTGACAGGGGTGATTATCTCAGTATCCCGCGCTATTGGTGATGCAGCCTCTCTAATTGTTGTCGGTGCTGTGGGTTTTCTCACTTTTGATCCCGGTTTGTTTCAGAGATTTATGGCATTACCCATTCAAATTTACAGTTACATCACTCGTCCTGAACCGGGTTTTGCTGATGCAGCAGCAGCAACAATTATTGCGTTGTTACTTCTGATTTTAGTTTTAAATGGTGTAGCAATTTATATTAGACAACGCTTCTCAATACGTTAG
- the pstB gene encoding phosphate ABC transporter ATP-binding protein PstB: MTYSNNSRSQSDSATIDYEKSVFNVEGVKVFYGGFLALLDVYLKIPEKQIIAFIGPSGCGKSTLLRCFNRMNDLIPGAKVEGRLNYRDRNIYDPKINSVKLRRQVGMVFQRPNPFPKSIYENISFGPRSNGYKGNIDELVEDSLRRAAIWDEVKDKLKEKGTALSGGQQQRLCIARAIAMKPDVLLMDEPCSALDPISSRQVEELCLELKQQYTIIMVTHNMQQASRVADFTAFFNTEIDEYGKRRGKLVEFNPTAQMFSSPQTKEAEDYISGRFG; this comes from the coding sequence ATGACTTATAGCAATAATAGTAGAAGTCAATCAGATAGTGCCACAATCGACTATGAAAAGAGCGTATTCAATGTTGAAGGTGTGAAGGTTTTTTATGGCGGATTTCTGGCACTTTTAGATGTCTATCTTAAGATTCCTGAAAAACAAATTATTGCTTTTATTGGGCCTTCAGGATGTGGTAAAAGTACCTTACTGCGTTGCTTCAATCGAATGAATGATTTAATCCCTGGAGCTAAGGTTGAAGGTAGACTGAATTACCGCGATCGCAATATTTACGATCCTAAGATAAACTCTGTAAAATTACGCCGCCAAGTCGGAATGGTTTTTCAAAGACCGAATCCTTTCCCCAAGTCAATCTACGAAAATATTTCTTTTGGGCCACGTTCTAACGGTTACAAAGGTAACATTGATGAATTGGTGGAAGATTCCCTCAGACGTGCTGCTATCTGGGATGAAGTTAAAGACAAACTCAAAGAGAAGGGTACTGCATTATCTGGCGGACAACAGCAACGACTTTGCATAGCTCGTGCGATCGCAATGAAGCCAGATGTATTATTGATGGATGAACCATGTTCTGCTCTCGACCCAATTTCTAGCCGCCAAGTAGAAGAACTCTGCTTAGAACTGAAGCAGCAATACACCATCATTATGGTGACACACAATATGCAGCAAGCTTCTAGAGTGGCTGATTTCACGGCTTTCTTCAATACAGAAATTGACGAATATGGCAAACGTCGCGGAAAATTAGTTGAGTTTAATCCGACAGCCCAGATGTTCAGTTCTCCTCAAACTAAAGAAGCTGAAGACTATATCAGTGGACGCTTCGGTTAA
- a CDS encoding type II toxin-antitoxin system RelE/ParE family toxin, translated as MAIKFRKKAIKFLEKANPEDVENIREQINQIVIAVENQGIIPFTELDIKKMKGDWEGFYRLRIGKNRIIFTVDIDSKDIEIYAIGARGDVYNK; from the coding sequence ATGGCAATAAAATTTCGCAAAAAAGCGATTAAATTTTTAGAAAAAGCAAATCCTGAAGATGTCGAAAATATTCGGGAGCAAATAAACCAAATTGTTATTGCTGTCGAGAACCAAGGCATTATCCCATTTACAGAACTAGATATCAAAAAAATGAAAGGTGATTGGGAGGGATTTTACAGACTACGTATAGGTAAAAACAGAATTATTTTTACAGTAGATATTGATTCTAAAGACATCGAGATTTACGCCATTGGTGCAAGAGGAGATGTTTATAATAAATAA